The Tolypothrix sp. PCC 7712 region GCACGAATGATGAATTCTTCTAGGACATTTAACGGACGAGGTTCTGTAATAGTTAATTCTACAGTTGTTTGCTGCAAACTATAGCGCAATTGACGAGCAGCTAAAACTGATAAGTGCGGATTTTGAGCGGGAATTTCTTCGACTAAATTCTTGAGGCTATCATCAATGGGTTTATTTGAGGATGCGAGAAACATCAACAAAACCTCCATGATGACTAACAACATTAGCAACTTCTGAGTACATATTTCCGACTTTACCAGGTTGCTTGGTAAATAAATCGTGACAGCCTACAATTACTAGCAATTCTTGGGCGCGAGAAAAAGCGACATTTACCCGTTCTGATTTTTTCGCAAATCCCACATCTCCTTTATTATTGTTGCGAACCATGCTCACAATCACTACAGGGCGTTCCATACCCTGAAATCTATCAACTGTACCAGTACGAATTTGCAGTGAGGGGAAAAGTTCTGATTGGAGGCGTTCATCAATTTTTCTGAGTTGAGCACCATAAAATGTAATTACAGCTATTTCTTTTTTCGGTTCACCACAGGCGACTTTTGCAGCCCAAGAATTTTCAAATTGCTGACACAAAGCTTCAATCACATCGATTTCCTGAAGGTTAAATAAAGAAGTACCTTCACGCTGTTCTTGAAATGCATCTTCTTTGGGCATTTTAACCCAAAGTAAATGGTGTTGAGGTTGAACTATTTCTCCAGCTAAATCATGGGCGCGTTTAATATCTGGCTGTGAAATTCCACATTCCAATTTACCCTCATAAAATTGATTGATTGCGCCCATAATATTGGGGTGCATTCGATATTGGGTAGTTAACATTTGTTTGATGCTTTGATCCGCATCTTCAAATTGGCTCTTGAAGAGAGATTCTTCTAAAAATTGCAATTCTTCTCTGCTACTGCCAATTTCTTGCACAACTTCTTCTAAAGTACTAGTATCTAGCATTGGTGGTAATTGTTTATGATCGCCTACCATGACTAATTTTTTACCTTTCAAAGCAGGAATCAGCAATTCTGGTGGCGTACACTTACTAACTTCATCAACTATCACCACATCAAAGCATTGAAATTCTTCCGAAAAATCACGATTTGCAGCTTGCACGCAGGTGATACCGACGACGTTAGCATTATCTAAATATACCTGTCTTAAATCGTGGCGATCGCGTTCTGAGGGGTTGCGTACTTTTTCAATCCAATCTTGAATAAAATTACCATAGCGATCGAGGTAAACTTCATCTTGAGTGAGTTGCTCTTGTAAAGCCTCAAATTGAGATTTGATGCTGCGTAAAAATTCTAAATTATATAAATCAGGGGTAGAACTGGGAATTTTAAATTTATCAGATATCCCTTGCCATTCTATCTGCCACCAGTTGCGCTCTAATAATAAAGTCTCTGATAATTCTGGTTGCGTCTGTTCAGATATTTTGTCTAACTTTAATTTTAAAGTCTCAAGCTGTTGTTGAACAATTGTTGTTTCTTCTTGTAAGATTGATAACTGCTCAATCAAAGAGAATTTGATATTTTCTAATACCGCAAATGGCTCTAGAGATGTAATTAAATTTTCTAACTGACTTAGCTGATTAATCCAAGCATGGACATGTTTAGAAAATTCCTGTGGATGCTCCCAAATTTTAGCTTGGGTTGTGAGATATTGGTCAACTAGTGTACGTAATTGTTGAGGAATGTTTGGCTGTTGGTTGAGTTCTTGCAAAGTATTAATTGCTCTTGCCAGTTTCACATTAGCATCTTGTCTGGCTGTTTCTATCTGATTTTGAATATTAAATATTTGCTGAGATGCAGTTTCATGATTGTGCAGTTCATTTAACTGTTGTTGTAGATGTTGTAAATGCTGTTCTATTTCAGTTTTAACTTTAAAAACGCATTGGCGCGCGTTGCTAAGGATGCTTTCTATGAGTTCTTGGGTAATTTGGTTGAGAGTCGCTTCAATATTTTTGGCTTCCCATAATGCGCCATAGGTTTGCTGAATCCTGTTCAACAAAATTTGGGCTGCATCAACTATAGTTTTTCGCTGATTTTGCGTTAAATATTGATAGTTATTAACCTGTTGAGCAATTTCTTGCCATTGAGTGCAATCGCTCGTTTTCAAAAATAAAGGAATTTTGCTAAAATTCTGCTGGAGAAAATAGCTAAAACTATGCTGTCTACCTTTTCTATCAGTATATTCTCCCTCGATTTCGTAAGCGATCGCCTTTGCTAATAAATCCCAGTCTGGTAGATTAACTGCATAATTGCTTGGCATTAATGATATTTTTAAAGAATTAGCCAACATCACCAATCCTGGCGGTAATTGTATTAGCTCTAAGGTTAAAGGTTGATTAGTCTGCCGAGCATTATTTAAAATTTCCGATAAACCTGTATTAGCTGTAGCCTTCCATTCCTTAACAGCAGCGATAACAGACTCAAGTTCCTGCTTGCGAGTTTCCCAATTTTGAATAGTTTGCTGTAAACTGTGCTGTTTGCTAAAAAATTGCTGATTATCTTTTTGTAATTGTTGTAAATTGCTGGAATGCTGTTTAAAAACCTGAACTGCGGCTGCAACTTCTAACATCGCTACAGTTGCACTTTGAGCATAAATTAATGCAGTTTTAAAATCAGGGATTCCCTTGGCGACAGTTTCACGTAACCACACAGCCAATCCAAAAGCACCACATTGAGGGCGAAGGACTTCAAGTTTATCAGTCAAGGTAACAGCTTTAGCGACATTTACCAAAAAGTCTTTAACTAAAGTATTACCTTCAGTATATGGGCGCAAATGCGGCAAAAAGTTGGTAATTTCTGGTGCTTCCCAATTAACTATTGATGGAGAATCTAAAAGATTTTCTAAACCAGAAATTAAGGTTTCAATTTCAGCTTTCTTAGCTAATGCATCCTGAAACAGTGCTTCTTGTTGTTGCAGATTAACTTGTAATTTAGCTTGTTTATGCGTTAATTCTTCCTGATTTACTTGGAATTCTTCTTCTGCTTGGATATAAGCTGTAAATCTTGGATAAAATGCCAATAATTGACGATAATTTTCTAAATTTTGGCGGCGATTACTGAGACGATTTTCGCAGTCACTAGCAGTATTATCTAACCATGTGCCAATAACTTGGTCTTCTAAAAACGGTTGTCCTTCTTCACCAACTTTCTCAGCACGTCCCTTACGTATCGCCCGAATTACAGGGTTATGAACTAATCTACTCAGGGCGTTATCTACTGCTAAATTCGCTTGGGAAGCAATCAAAGTCCGCCCACCTCGCAAAGCGACTTGATAGCAAATCTCAGCTATTACGGTTGTTTTACCTGTACCAGGTGGCCCCTGAATTAAAACTAAATCTTCGGAAGAAAGTACTGTTTCTACTGCTGCTTTTTGACCAGGATTAGCAGATGATAATAATAAATCTTCTATTGGTAATTGTACAGTTTGATGAATAGGTCGAGCTTGGGCAGCATCGAATAAGAAATTCCCTAAATAGGGATTTTGTGTGCGTCCATTATTTAAATCATCTAAAGCTTTTTTCTTGCGCTGAATTTGTTTAATATCGCCAACTGCTTCAAAACATAAAAACCCAGTATCAGGAAGTTGATAGCGTCCGCTTGTCATGTAATCAGCAAAATCGCGTTCCAGCCTAACACCAATGATGCGATTTTTGATATCAATTTCTTCAATGGAACCTAATAAGCGACTTTGCTGCCAATTTCTGCCATTGGGTGCAGTTTCAAATAATTTGATGTCTTCGTTTTTTGCTTTCCTTACCCGTTCCCAGAAGTTTTCAACATCCAACAGATTTTCAGGCGAACCATCGAGGGTAGCTGAGTTAACATCAATTTGAAAACTGATGCGTCTTTTAAAGTTATAGTTATGCTGACGGTAAGGTACACAAAACTGACGCGCTTGAGCAATCTTCTCTTCAATCTGCAAAAAGGCTTTCCATGCTTTCAGTTGTGCTTCTGTAGGTACAAAATCGCCACAAATTGGCGTATTTTTTAATTGTGTAAATACAGTTGAGGGGATACCGATATGATGCTCATGGTTAGGCAGAAGCCGCAAGCGGAAGGGTACAGCATAAGCATCATTATTGCCTCGTGAAATTGGCAGTAAATAAGCAGATAAAATTCTTAAACCTTCGTAGCCATTGGGATGTACTGCGGCTTTAAATCCAAGAGTTTTACCTAACTTTTGCAGTCTTAAAGGTAATTTACTATGCTCAGAATCAGTGGCAATTATTAATTCCCAAATTTCTTCTTTGGCTGCTCTTCCTGCACCTTTACGACGTAGATAAAATAGACAAGGATTTTGCCCGACACATTCCCACATTAATTCATGGGCATATTCTCGGCGTTCGCTAAAATCAGGATATTCGGCAACTGCATCCGCGCCTGCTAAATGACGGATTAAACTATCAATTGTTGAATTTACGAACATATAGCCCCAATCTTCTGAGGCCATTTTCATTTTCAAGGAACTAGTTTTGCGAGTGGTAGCAACTTTAGTAACTGCTGGTTTAGCAGCTTTGCGAACACGTTCTGCTTCAAATTCAGAAATGGTGCTGCTAGGACTTGTGGCGACAATGTTAAGTTGCTGGCATATGACTAATAGCTTTTTGCTATCTACATTTATTTCCTTTGAAAGTTCGTAGATTCTAACTTTTGATTTTTGCATCCAGTAATTTTCTGTAATATTTGATATTTATGAGAATAAAACTATTGCTAAAGCTAAAGATGATGTCCGCAAAATTTCTCTCAAACTCTTATTCTTTTGTTACTTTTGGATGATTTGCGGTGCGTTTTTGATAAAATGTGCGGAAGTTTAAGTATAAAAATTTCACGCAGAGGCGCAGAGGCGCAAAGAGAAAGATGGAGATTTTAAAGTTGTAGATTAGGGTGTGCGATTTTTCATCCTGGAGTTGAGGAATAACTATAAGTTTATAGTTTATATTGTCTGTACACTTCACTCGCAGCACGATGTACTAAAGAATGTCTCCAAACCAGCGATGACAAATCGTCGGCGTAACCCCCACCAATAACACAGGCGACGGGATAACCAGCACTGACACAAGTACTCAAAACCTGCATTTCGCGACGGAATATCCCAGTATCGGTTAAAGCTAATTTTCCCAGGCGATCGCCTATATGTGGATCGACACCTGCGTCATAGAAAACGATATCTGGCTTCACAGCCGATAATAAATCCGGTAGATACTTTGCTAAAGTTTGCAAGTAGGCATCATCTTCCATCCCTTCTGGTAAAGGGACATCCAAATCGCTGCTTTGCTTAGTACCCGGAAAATTCACTTCACAATGCATAGAAAATGTGAAAACGCTGTCATCATCTTGGAAGATAAAAGCCGTACCATCGCCTTGATGTACATCTAAATCCACTATTAAGATTTGTTGAGCTAGTCCGAGTTTTTGTAAAACGCGAGATGCGATCGCTAAATCATTGAAAATACAAAAACCAGATCCATAACTGGGAAAAGCATGATGAGTCCCGCCAGCCGTATTGCAAGCTAAACCCTGACTCAGCGCTAATTGGGCAGTCAGTATTGTACCACCGACCGCTACACAGGTACGATTTGCCAATGCCGGACTCCACGGCAAACCTATACGCCTCTGTGCTTTGGAGTCTAATGTTCCTTCACAATAAGCTCGAACATAGTTACCAGCGTGAACCAACTCAATCAATTCTGTTGACGGAAGCACAGGCGTATGAAATTGCTCAATTTGCGCCACCCCATCACTTATTAACAATTCGTATAACTGTCGAAACTTCCCCATTGGAAACCGATGTCCCTCTGGTAGCGGCGCAACGTAATCAGGATGATAAATAATTGGTAAATGCATTGTTGGTGTTTGGTAATTGGTAATGGGTAATTGGTAATTGGTGTTTGTTATTTCCCCTTGTCACCTCATCTCCCACCCTACGGGAAGCCCTTCGGGTTCAGCAGTTGCTTCAAGTCGGGGAACCCGCCCAACGCACTGCTTCACCGCTATCGCGTCTACATCTCCCTCATCTCCCTCATCTCCCTCATCTCCCCAGTCCCCAGTCCCCAATCCCCAATCCCCAGTCCCCAGTCCCCAGTCCCCAGTCCCCAGTCCCCAGTCCCCAATCCCCCACATTTGTCTACACTAAGAAGTGACAATGAAAACATAGTAAGGAAGCCTGCGTGCTTGATTTGTATCCGATGATGCAACTAAAAACTGTATGGCAATTAGGTAGCAATAATCCAGAAAATCAACATCACCTAGCTACTATTCGCCAATGCTGGGCAAGTCTCAATAGTAAAAAAGTTACTTGGCAACAGAGGATAATTACTGAGAATACTGAAGTCGATCAATTAGATTGGGAACCCAAGCGGTTTGATGAAGCCTTTGCGATCGCCAACCCAGATATTCGTGGTATTACACTGTATTGGCGTAAACCTGACTCTTCTGTTGAACGTAACACCACGCCACATCAATTAATACTTGATAGCCTCAACCAATATTTATATATTTTTCCTAAGTCACAAAAAGAACTAGTTATCCGTGTAGGTTTTCCATCGATTGTTTATGAAACAATTTCACTAACAAATCCCCAATATTTATATAATTCATCTGGTGAAAACTACATTCTCACTTTGCAGGATGCATCACAACAGCTAGAAGTCAAAGTTAGCATGAGTCCAGAAAATCTCAAACAGCTACTTCGACAACTCACAAGGTAAAATTAAGCCAACATACGTTACCCTGACTGAGTACCCTAATCTTAAATACTTCATTTCAAATTGATTATGATGCAATGGATTCTGCCAGTTGTATTTGTTCTTGCTGGCTTACTAGCAGGAATAATTGCGGAGAAATTTTTCTTCAAGAAGTTGAAAACATTTGTTCTTAAAACAAAACTTCCTGGAAGTGAACTTATATTTCTCTCATTGCATCGCATGACATTTATTTGGTTCGTGCTAGCAGGATTTTCTGCAGCAGTTCTTAGCGCTCCCATCAAACCAGATATTGCCACTGTCCTGCACAAAATAGTTACTATAGTTATACTTTACTCAGTCACAATAGTTGTAGCTAGATTGACTGCTGGTTTTATCAATTTATTTATTACTAGATCTGAAGGAGTTTCAGCATCACTCATTTCTAATATCGCTAAGACTGCTGTCTTTGTTCTAGGAACGCTAATTCTGTTGCAGACAGTGGGTGTAGAAATCACACCAATAATTACGACTTTAGGTATTAGCGGTTTAGCAGTAGGTTTAGCTCTCAAAGATACGCTAGAGAATTTATTTGCGGGCTTTTATCTGCTAATTTCTAAGCAAGTCAGAACTGGAGATTATGTCAAACTAGCAGATAGTCATGAAGGATATGTCATAGATATTTCTTGGCGTAATACAACTATTAGGGAACTTTCAAATAACGTCATCATTGTACCCAATTGTAAATTATCTTCAGCAATTTTTATTAACTACCATCTGCCAGTTAAAGAGATTACTCTCACACTTAATGTCGGAGTTGATTACGAGAGCGACTTAGAACAGGTAGAAAGGGTAACAGTGGAAGTTGCTAAAGAAGTGATGGCAGAAATAGCACCACAATTAATCGCCAATGAACCATATATCAGATTCCACAAGTTTGGAGATTTTAGTATAGATTTTACTCTTTATATGCGCGTCAATGAATTTTTTGACCAACGTATTGGCAGACATTTATTTATTAAAAAATTACATAAACGATATCAGAAAGAAGGAATTAAAATTCCTTTCCCAGCTAGAGAATTGTTTATACCCGAAAATGCTGCCAAACTTGGACAATAAACATTTTGCAATATTATTAGAGTTGTAATATTTTTTGTGTTCGTGCAGTATTTACAACAATATAATGTCTTGATTTCTACATTGAAACCTCGAATTTTTGAGATATCCTGAAAAATTCGAGGTTTTAGCATTTATAAAAGCAGACAAAATTTATAATAGATAAAGCATTTATCAAGTAAATCTTAGTTAGGACGTGTTACGGCTATGACAGGATTGGGGACTGAGAGTTAATGATATTTAGCCGTAACGCATCATCCATGCTATCAAAGGAGAATCAATAACCTTGAATACTCAACTAACCCTTAAAGAACAATTTCTAGTGCAGCTTGATAAAATTCAAAAGCATGGTGATAGTTCTCATGTCACCAATTTAGAGATAGACGAAAATACTGCCACAGAAATTGAGCAATTAACAACAGAACTCGAAAGTATTAATCCTAATCCCAAACCTCTGCTTAATGCTATTTCTCTGCTGAATGGAACTTGGTTATTGAAATACTCCACTGCTAGAGAAATTCGGGCTTTAGCTTCTCTACCATTGGGGTTAAAAGTAGGTAAAGTATACCAAGTAATTAATGTTGCAAATAAATCATTCTTCAATATAGCTTTTGTGCAACATCCTCTGAAAATCATATCAGGCTTCGTGAAAGTTGCAGCTAGCTTTGAGCCTATCCAAGAAGATTTATCGAATCTACTGGACAAACGTATCCAAGTCAATTTTGAAAAACGCTACTTATCAATTGAAAAAATTCTTGGCATTAATACCCCTCAACTCAACCCATTTAAAGTTGTTCCAGCTAGTAATCCTAAAGGACGAGTTCCTAGCCTAGATATTACTTATTTAGATGAAACTTTAAGGATAGGGCGTGGTGGAGATGGTAGTTTATTTATTCTGACTAAATCTCAAGATTTACCTGACAAATTTCGATAAATTTGAATGCGTAATTCTTACTCAAGGGTTAACCAACTAAAAACTTGCTCAACACTTAAAGATAAATCGAGATTACTAAGAACAGGTAGTGAATCTTTACCTGTTAGCATTTCAACTCTTTGATTTGGGAATATAGTTAAAATACTCGCTTCTTCTGGAAAAATTAGCCATCCTAGTTCTGTGCCATTTTGAGAACAGTGGAGTAAGTTACGCAGAACTTTGGCTTGACTTTGCTCTGGAGAAAGTATTTCTATTGCCCAGTTAGGATGAGTTTCAAAACGGTTAGCAATTCTGCCTGATGGTTCACGAGGAATGCGTTCCCAACGAAATACCGCAATATCAGGAACTATAGCCGCACCGCCAAAAATACAACGCAGTTCGGGAAAAGCTAGGGCAATTTTTTGAGGTTTAGCTATTTGGTTAATTCTTTCACAGAGTTCTACTTGTAGTAGGCTATGTTCTCCTTGAGGCATCACTTTTTGACTCACTTTTCCATTGATATACTCTGAAGCAGGTTTGGTTTCTGGCAATTGAAGAAATTCTTCTAATGTGATGGATTTGACTAGTGTACTCATCGTTTTTCTTGCCAAATTCTCTAACATTTATTTTTCGTAATTCTTAATAATCAATGAAATAATGTTGGCGACATATCAATATATTCTAGAGGGCAAGGCAGTGCCTAGCCCCTACAATTCGCATTCTTTTTTCAAATTGATGTAATTACAAAATATTGGCAACATCTAGATTGATAGGTTTGAATTACATTACTCAACTCAGCAATCTTGTACAGACGTGATTAATCGCGTCTGTTGCAACTCATTACTCAGCACTACAATGGCATAAAGTCATACCCAGTCGCAGATTTATTGCTAGGTTGAATTTTTACTAAAACTGCTGTGCCATTGCGATCGCCTGATGGTAAAAATTGGATTTTACCTGTAGCACCATTAGCAACTAGGCTGGGACTATGCAGCGCTTTTTCTAAGCCATCGCGGGTGCTATCTTGTTGTAAACCTTTAGCGATCGCAATTGTTGCATCATAAGCTGTAGCGGTTCGCCAATTTACATTTCCGCCCCAAAGTTTCACCGCATTTTGTGGAAAAGGATTGCTTGGAATTGCTTGGGGATGCCAAGGTATAGCTAAAACTAAGCCATTTACATCGCTTTTACCTACCTGTAGAGTTTGGAATGTATACAGCGTGGGGCTAGCAAACAATGTTAATTTACCGTTATTTGCAGCTGCTAAATCTAAAGCTTTGTTAATTCTATCGACATGAGGCGCTAAAACTAAGCTATCTGCACCACTGCTAATGAATTGGGAAATTAAGGCGCTGGGATTAAAATCAGCTGCAGCAACATCGCAATTTATAGGGTTAACTTTACCACCACCAGCAACTATACCTTTGATAAACTCATCCTTGAAAGATTGGGTATCAATTGATTTTGAGTCTGCACAAATAGCAATATTGTTTTTACGTGCTGTTTTAATAGTGTAATTAGCCAGGCTAGCAGCAAATGAGCCATTACTAGGAACAGTGCGAAATATATAATTACCAATACCAGAAAGATTTTGTGCGGTGCTGCTAGGAGAAATCATTACTAATCCCCCCTCTTGGTAAATTGGTGCAGCCGCAATCGAAGCATTACTAGAGTTATGTCCCACTACAGCCAGAATGCTGGTGTCTTGGACAAATTGCTTGGCAATCTGTTGAGCTTGGTTAGCCTCATTATCATCGTTAGCGATCGCCACCTGCAAAAGTTTACCATTGATACCACCGCTACGATTGACTTCATCTTGCGCCTGAGCTACACCCCGCAGAATTTCTTTTGCCACATCTAAATTCCCCCCGATAGGTACACTCACGGCAATTTTCAGGGCATTAGTATTTTTTGTTTGTGAATTATTTAAATAAATTAAGCTTTCTGGATCGTTGCGATGTTTTTGCAGTGATGATTTTAACTTAGTGCTAGCAGTAGCAAAATCGCCTTTCGCAAAAGCTTGTACTCCAGCTTCTTTATCAGCACTCGTATCAGCAGCCACTAAAATTTTCTCGCCTAAACTGATTCGCTGTGATTGAGAACCTCCGTTAACTGGTTGCGAACTATTACCAGGTATTAAGGAAGTCAAACTGTTACCGGAAAATTGATTCCACACCCACAAGCCCAAACCTAACACAGCCGTAGTACAAAGCAGAGATAAAATTAGCAGCTTAGTTTCTTTCTGAGAATTCATAAGTTATTGATATAGATTGCCCGGTAGAGTTGGTATTTTCTCTACTAACTACAATCAGAACGAAGAAAATAGGCAAACCCTGCAACTCAATAACAGCTTACCGCGATTGCGGGGGTTGGGGACTGGGGACTGGGGATTGGGGACTAGGGATGAGGAACAAACACCAATTACCGATTACCCAATGCCCAATGCCCCATGCCCAATGCCCCATGCCCCATGCCCCATGCCCCATGCCCCATGCCCAATGCCCAATGCCCAATGCCCAATGCCCAATGCCCAATGCCCCATGCCCAATGCCCCATTCCCAATTCCCCATTGTTACCAGTTCCAAAGTCTTCTACACTGACTGCATAGGTTTTAAGTCTTACAAGCTCCTCGTAATGGTCAACGATACTGAGTATATTAGGCAAACTGAAGCCACTCGTGTACAGGTACTTAGCGAAGCTCTGCCTTATATTCAACAGTTCACTGGACGTACTGTTGTTGTCAAATATGGCGGTGCGGCTATGAAAGATAGCACCCTCAAAGATCAGGTAATCCGCGATATTGTTTTCTTATCCTGCGTCGGCTTGCGCCCGATTTTAGTCCACGGTGGCGGCCCGGAAATTAACAGTTGGTTAGATAAGCTGGGAATTGAACCGCAATTTAAGAATGGTTTGCGAGTCACTGATGCGCCCACAATGGATGTTGTGGAAATGGTGTTGGTGGGTCGAGTTAATAAGGAAATTGTTGAGCTGATTAACCAAGCTGGTGGTTTGGCTGTGGGACTCTGCGGTAAGGATGGTAATCTCATCACAGCCCGCCCCCAAGGTCAAGAGGGTATCGGTTTTGTTGGGGAAGTCAGTAATGTCAATATCAAAATTTTAGAAACTCTAGCTAGTAATGGCTATATTCCAGTTGTGTCTAGTGTCGCCGCCGACGAGACAGGACAAGCTTATAACATCAATGCGGATACCATCGCTGGAGAAATCGCAGCCGCTTTAGGTGCAGAAAAGTTGATTTTACTGACTGACACCAGAGGTATTTTAAAAGATTACAAAGATCCTTCGACTTTGATCCCCAAAGTGGATATACCCGAAGCGAGAGATTTAATCGCCACGGGTGTAGTTAGCGGGGGGATGATTCCCAAAGTCAATTGTTGTGTGCGATCGCTTGCTCAAGGAGTCAAGGCTGCACATATCATTGATGGACGCATTCCCCACGCTTTGCTATTGGAAATCTTTACTGATGTTGGGATTGGAACTATGATTCTCGGTTCCCAATTTAGAGGCTGATTAGACCTGTTTTGTCACTCTCAAAAAAAAATAATCTCAGATTGATTCTGAGATTATTTTTTTCATCAATTTTTGAGGCTTTATTTTCTAACAGAAACTAAAATTTATAGATAAAACGTGGCAATTAAAGCCCTGTAAACTTTGGGGCAATTAGATTCCAATACAGTTCAGTTAAGAAAATTAATTGATAACAAAACTACAAAACTAGTTACTCAACAAAAAACCGAACAATAATTTTGGAGGGGGTTTGGGGGACGCAACCGTCCCCCAATCGGGGGCTTGGGGGAGAATCCCCCAATTGAGCTAGCTTTTTCTACAAGTCATAAATCAATCACCAATGATCTTATCTGACCTGCATTGAATTAGATTCTCCCCATCTGACAAAATAGGATTAGCTATTGGTTGGGCAGTTGGGCAGTTTACTCAACCATCAAATTACCAAGGATAAAGAATATTGACTTGCGATCGCCTTCTGAATGGTTGATTATATCCAGGATGACGGTCAAATACTGGATTTCTGATTGTTGAGTTGCGGAAGATGGGGTTAACTACAGAGGGTGTATTTAAACCCGGATAGATATTATTCTGACGATATTGAGGATAAGTGTAGATGGTAGTTGTGGGATAACGGTAATCAGTGCGTTGGCGATAGCGGTAATCATTATTCCAATGCGTTCTTCCTCTCACCGGATTTACACGTATATGATTATACCTCTGATTCCCATATCCGAATGAGTCATCTAAGTGTGTTTGCCTTCCACCGTTAATAATAATCACCGACTGAGCAGCAGCAGGGGCAATAGTAGCGCTGAGTAATACCAGAGTGAGGCTTGCACCCAGCCAATTCCGTTGTAAATCTTTAATCTTAGCCATATTTTGCTTCCCCAGTTTGATCGACTGAAATTTTCAGTAGCTGCTGATTGTTGGTATCTGAATGATTGGTTTACTAACTTTTTATGGATTTCTGATCA contains the following coding sequences:
- a CDS encoding Uma2 family endonuclease; this translates as MSTLVKSITLEEFLQLPETKPASEYINGKVSQKVMPQGEHSLLQVELCERINQIAKPQKIALAFPELRCIFGGAAIVPDIAVFRWERIPREPSGRIANRFETHPNWAIEILSPEQSQAKVLRNLLHCSQNGTELGWLIFPEEASILTIFPNQRVEMLTGKDSLPVLSNLDLSLSVEQVFSWLTLE
- a CDS encoding PAP/fibrillin family protein, whose product is MNTQLTLKEQFLVQLDKIQKHGDSSHVTNLEIDENTATEIEQLTTELESINPNPKPLLNAISLLNGTWLLKYSTAREIRALASLPLGLKVGKVYQVINVANKSFFNIAFVQHPLKIISGFVKVAASFEPIQEDLSNLLDKRIQVNFEKRYLSIEKILGINTPQLNPFKVVPASNPKGRVPSLDITYLDETLRIGRGGDGSLFILTKSQDLPDKFR
- a CDS encoding mechanosensitive ion channel family protein produces the protein MMQWILPVVFVLAGLLAGIIAEKFFFKKLKTFVLKTKLPGSELIFLSLHRMTFIWFVLAGFSAAVLSAPIKPDIATVLHKIVTIVILYSVTIVVARLTAGFINLFITRSEGVSASLISNIAKTAVFVLGTLILLQTVGVEITPIITTLGISGLAVGLALKDTLENLFAGFYLLISKQVRTGDYVKLADSHEGYVIDISWRNTTIRELSNNVIIVPNCKLSSAIFINYHLPVKEITLTLNVGVDYESDLEQVERVTVEVAKEVMAEIAPQLIANEPYIRFHKFGDFSIDFTLYMRVNEFFDQRIGRHLFIKKLHKRYQKEGIKIPFPARELFIPENAAKLGQ
- a CDS encoding translation initiation factor IF-2 N-terminal domain-containing protein, with protein sequence MQKSKVRIYELSKEINVDSKKLLVICQQLNIVATSPSSTISEFEAERVRKAAKPAVTKVATTRKTSSLKMKMASEDWGYMFVNSTIDSLIRHLAGADAVAEYPDFSERREYAHELMWECVGQNPCLFYLRRKGAGRAAKEEIWELIIATDSEHSKLPLRLQKLGKTLGFKAAVHPNGYEGLRILSAYLLPISRGNNDAYAVPFRLRLLPNHEHHIGIPSTVFTQLKNTPICGDFVPTEAQLKAWKAFLQIEEKIAQARQFCVPYRQHNYNFKRRISFQIDVNSATLDGSPENLLDVENFWERVRKAKNEDIKLFETAPNGRNWQQSRLLGSIEEIDIKNRIIGVRLERDFADYMTSGRYQLPDTGFLCFEAVGDIKQIQRKKKALDDLNNGRTQNPYLGNFLFDAAQARPIHQTVQLPIEDLLLSSANPGQKAAVETVLSSEDLVLIQGPPGTGKTTVIAEICYQVALRGGRTLIASQANLAVDNALSRLVHNPVIRAIRKGRAEKVGEEGQPFLEDQVIGTWLDNTASDCENRLSNRRQNLENYRQLLAFYPRFTAYIQAEEEFQVNQEELTHKQAKLQVNLQQQEALFQDALAKKAEIETLISGLENLLDSPSIVNWEAPEITNFLPHLRPYTEGNTLVKDFLVNVAKAVTLTDKLEVLRPQCGAFGLAVWLRETVAKGIPDFKTALIYAQSATVAMLEVAAAVQVFKQHSSNLQQLQKDNQQFFSKQHSLQQTIQNWETRKQELESVIAAVKEWKATANTGLSEILNNARQTNQPLTLELIQLPPGLVMLANSLKISLMPSNYAVNLPDWDLLAKAIAYEIEGEYTDRKGRQHSFSYFLQQNFSKIPLFLKTSDCTQWQEIAQQVNNYQYLTQNQRKTIVDAAQILLNRIQQTYGALWEAKNIEATLNQITQELIESILSNARQCVFKVKTEIEQHLQHLQQQLNELHNHETASQQIFNIQNQIETARQDANVKLARAINTLQELNQQPNIPQQLRTLVDQYLTTQAKIWEHPQEFSKHVHAWINQLSQLENLITSLEPFAVLENIKFSLIEQLSILQEETTIVQQQLETLKLKLDKISEQTQPELSETLLLERNWWQIEWQGISDKFKIPSSTPDLYNLEFLRSIKSQFEALQEQLTQDEVYLDRYGNFIQDWIEKVRNPSERDRHDLRQVYLDNANVVGITCVQAANRDFSEEFQCFDVVIVDEVSKCTPPELLIPALKGKKLVMVGDHKQLPPMLDTSTLEEVVQEIGSSREELQFLEESLFKSQFEDADQSIKQMLTTQYRMHPNIMGAINQFYEGKLECGISQPDIKRAHDLAGEIVQPQHHLLWVKMPKEDAFQEQREGTSLFNLQEIDVIEALCQQFENSWAAKVACGEPKKEIAVITFYGAQLRKIDERLQSELFPSLQIRTGTVDRFQGMERPVVIVSMVRNNNKGDVGFAKKSERVNVAFSRAQELLVIVGCHDLFTKQPGKVGNMYSEVANVVSHHGGFVDVSRILK
- a CDS encoding histone deacetylase, which encodes MHLPIIYHPDYVAPLPEGHRFPMGKFRQLYELLISDGVAQIEQFHTPVLPSTELIELVHAGNYVRAYCEGTLDSKAQRRIGLPWSPALANRTCVAVGGTILTAQLALSQGLACNTAGGTHHAFPSYGSGFCIFNDLAIASRVLQKLGLAQQILIVDLDVHQGDGTAFIFQDDDSVFTFSMHCEVNFPGTKQSSDLDVPLPEGMEDDAYLQTLAKYLPDLLSAVKPDIVFYDAGVDPHIGDRLGKLALTDTGIFRREMQVLSTCVSAGYPVACVIGGGYADDLSSLVWRHSLVHRAASEVYRQYKL